The genomic stretch GCCGGCCACCATCACCAAAGAGCAGATCGACCAGGTCGTCGCCGCCTTCGAGCGCGTGCTGAACAATGTCAATCCCCGTGCCGAGCGTCAGGAAGAACTCAAGCAGGCCGACAAGGAAAACGAGCAGCAGGAATAAGCAGGTTGGTCAGCTGTTGCTGGGTGGCCGTCAGCCCTCCCTTCTCATCCCTGTCTGGGCGAGAGGGGAGTTTAAGTTGTGCTGGGGAAGGCGAAGTTGTTTTCGTCAATTGGCTCTGAACGGACGAGTACAGTGTCAATTCCCCCAGGAGCGGCTGAGCTTGTGTGACGTTCTCCAGTCAGGTCATCCTGCAACCTGCGGCCACCGAAAACCTCCTTCTGGGCGGTGTATTTCATGCGTGCGACAATCCAAACGCCTTCCTTTTCTGAGGCACCTGTAAAGCTGCGCAGCAGAGCTTTCGCGCAGGGGTAGAGAGGACGGATACCCAGTCTCGGGCTTTAGCCATATGGCTGATGTTCTGCTGCCGGTTGACCGTTAAGCTGTGTCGGTATGTCGATGGGGGAAGCCGCTGCTGTGAAAACTGAACCGATTCAGGGAAGGCCGCCGACGCCGCTGAGGGAAATCAGCAGCATTGCCGTGCCGGTCAGTCTGGAAATGGTCATTCAACTGGTGTTGACCTTCATCAACCAGATCATCGTCGGCACGCTGGGGGCATTGGCGGTGGCGGCTGTGGGCCTCGCCGGTAGCCTCAGCTTCATGTTCTTCGTCACGCTGGGGGCACTGGGCAGCGGCACCAGCATCCTGATCGCGCGGCGTGAGGGCGCCGGTGACCAGGCTGGCGTCAGTCACGCCCTGAGCGTGACTGTGCTGCTGGGCGTGGTGCTGGGTGTGCTGCTGACCGCGCCTATCGTCCTGAGTTCCGGGCCGTTGCTGGGCCTGGCCGGCGGGTCACCGGACGTGAGGGAGGCGGCCACGCCTTACATGCAGGTGTTCATGCTGGCGCTGGTGCCCGGCATGCTGGGCTGGATTCTCAGCGGGGCGCTGCGCAGCCTGGGCCACGCCCGCACGCCGCTGGTCGCCACCGTCGTCAGCGTCGTTATTGAAGTCATCGTGGCTTACGGCCTGGTGTTCGGGCTGGGGCCACTGCCGCAGATGGGCATCGTGGGCGCGGCCTGGGCAGTCGTGGTGGCCAACACCTACAAGGCGCTGCACCTGGCCTACCAGATTTACGGCCCACGCCACCTGGCCCGCCTGAAACTTCCCCCCCACGGTATCTGGGACGACTACGTGAAACCGCTGTTCACCCTCAGCGCCCCACTGGCCTTCACCGAGTTCGTGTGGTCGGCGGGCGGCTTCATGTACGCCAGCGTCTTTGCGCGCGTGGGCACGCAGGCGCTGGCGGCCAGCCAGATCGTCGGCACGCTGGAAGGCATCTTTATCGTCGGCAGTTTCGGCCTGATGACCGCCGCCACCGTCCTGATCGGCAAGGCGCTGGGTTCCGGTGACGCCGCCGCCGCCCAGGCGTGGCTGCGCCGCCTGACGCGCCTGGGCCTGCTCACCGCCCTGGCCTTCGGGCTGCTGTTCGCCCTCACCAGCCTGTTTGTGCCGGCCCTGTTTCCCCGCGTGGGCAGCGACGTTCACCGCATCGCCCTGATCGGCATCCTGATCAACGCCGCCACGCAGGTCTTCAAAGTCCGCAACATGATCGTCGGCGGGGGGGTGCTGCCCAGCGCCGGAGATGGCAAAGGCGTCATCATCGGGGACGTGGTGGGGTCGTTCGTGGTGGGGCTGCCGCTGGCCATCCTGCTCGGGCTCTATACCCCGCTGGGGGTGTGGGGCGTGTTTCTGGCCCGCAGCCTCGACGAAGTGGCCAAGGTCATCGTCTTCGAGTGGCGCAAACGCCGCGTCGACTGGCCACGACTGGCGCAGGAGCAGCGGGGCCAGGACGTTGCCGCGCATTGAGCATTAAGGGGGAGAGGCTGACGGCCTGACAGAAAGTATGAGAAAACGTCCCCGATAGGGGACAATTTCTGTTTATGACGACAAAAATAGTCTTCGGGGACGTGCCCCGACTCTACCAGAATGTCCGGCCCTTCCTCAGCGCCCTCTGCTGGAACGATGTCCGCAATGCGGACACCTGTGCCTGGCTCGTCGCAGGGTGCTTGGAAAGCCGAATCTGCTCCATCCCCGCGTGGGTGAGTGGGCGAATCTCAAAAGCGCAGTTCGCGCAAAGCCGAGAGATTCAGGCCCGCAGGTTTCTGGAGAACCCGAAGGTTGATCCCTTCGAGATCTATGCGCCGCTGGTCTTCCAAGCCCTTCGTCACTGGGGCGAGCACCGCCTGGTGCTCGCTCTGGACACCAGTATGCTTTTCGGGGAGTTCTGCCTGATTCGCTTTGCTGTCACTTTCAGGGGACGATCTCTTCCACTGCATCAGGAAGTCATCCAGCACGAGAGCGCCCAGATTTCGACCCGACAACTTCTCCCTGTGCTCGCCCGTGTCAAAGGCATCCTCGATGCGTTGGGCATCCATGACGTTCGGCTCCTTGCTGATCGAGGTTTTTGTGACACTGAACTCATGGATTGGCTCTGGGCCTGCAAATGGCACTACCGCATCCGTATCAAGTCGAATCTGATCCTCGCTGACCTGCAAGGTCAGCGCCTGTGCAAGCTCGACGACATTCGACTCCGCCCCAGGGAAACACGCTGTTTCCACAACGTCGCCATCACCGGGCAGGCGTTTGGCCCAGTCCATGTCGCGGTCGCTCGACCCACAGACGTTCAGGAGCAGTGGCAGGTCGTGAGCAGCGAGCCGACAGACCTGGAAACGTTCGCTGAGTACGGCGAACGCTTCCAAATCGAAGAGGGCTTCCTAGACGATAAAAGTGGTCTCCACGGGCTGGAATCCTCGAACCTGCGTGATGTCGCGAGCCTGAATAGGCTCGTCATGATTCTGGCGCTGGCCACCCTCTTCCTGATCACCAAGGGCGTGCAAATCGTTGCGGAGGGCAGACGGCGGATGATTGACCCGCATTGGCAACGTGGGCTGAGTTATCTCAAGATTGGGGAACGGGCCATGCGCTGGGCACTCAGTCGCGGCCTCGAAGTGTTTATCCACCTGGCACTGCCAGGTGGGCCTGATCCAGAACCTCTGGGCAAACGGAAGAAGAAATGCTCTGACCCCATCACGTTGCTGGAAGTCGGCTGGACGCTGGTTTTACGCCCTCTCTCATACTTTCTGTCAGGCCGTCAGGGGGGAGAGGTCAGGAGCAAGAGCGGAAGCGTGTCCTTTTGCCGGATCACTCCCCACTGGCTATTCCGCTTCGATCAGCCGCACCCGCTCGCCGGTAGGCAGGAGGTAAGCGTGCAGCAGGCGGCTTTTCAGGTCGGCGATGATGTAAGGCACGGGGTACTCGGCCAGCCGGGTGTCGGTCAGGCTGGGCTGGCCCGGCCCGTGCGGGTGGCTGTGGTACAGCGCGGCCAGTTCCAGCCCCTCGGCCTGCATGGCTTTCAGGGCGCGCAGAAAGTGGCCGGGGTGCGCCAGGTACTGCGTTTCGGGGGTGGGGGAGACGTTCTGGAAGGGGTAAAAGGTCACGACGTGGCCCTCCTGGCCTTGCCAGGTGCCGCCGAGTGCGCCGACGCATTCGTGGGGGGCCTCGCGCAGGGCGTGAGTCCACAGGTTGTCACGCATGGCGCGGGGCAGGTGTAACAGCACGCCTGAAGTGTAGTGTGAGAACGCTGGCCCGTGAATTGTGCGCCAGGCACGCGCTTTATTTACCTGGCCTTTAGGTTAAACTTGGCGGCATGGCGAAGGCGGCAAAAGCGAGAAATATTGCTCCACAGGCGAGCCGCTTTGACGGTGAGGCGCTGGGGCTGGTGCTGTTCGCCCTGGGCATTCTGCTGGCGGTTACGGTGTTCAGTCCGGCGGTGGCGGAGGATCAGCGGCCGGGCACGGCGCAGGCAATCGGGTTCATGGCGGCCACGCGGGCCGCCGTGGTGGGCTGGCTGGGCTGGGGCGCGTATCTGCTGCCCATCATCCCCGTCGCTTACGGGGTGCTGGTGTTCCTGGGGCGCAGCCTGCGCAACCTCACTCGGCGCGTGCTGGGCGGCGTGGTCGTGGCACTGTCGCTGCTGGCGCTGCACGAGGTGGTGCAGCCGGGCGCGGCGGGACAGCTGGCGGCGCTGGTGGTCGGGCCGGTCGCGGGCGTGCTGGGCTATCTGGCGGCGCTGTTGCCACTGGTGACGCTGACCCTGGGCATAGAGTTGATTCTGCACCTGGCCCCGTTCGCGCTGCTGAAAACGCTGTTCCGGCACATCAGCATTCTGCTGGGGGGCGGGGCGGCCCGCGTGCAGGGCGTCATCGAAAGCCAGCGCGGCGGTCAGGAATCCGCGCGGGTGCGGCAGGAGGTGCGGCTGGGACTGTCGGCTCACCTGCGTGAACTCGACACCCTGCGCCGCCTGTTCCCGGAAGATGACAGCGTCAAGCGGCAGTTCGAGGAGGTCAGGCAGGCCCGCAAGACCGTGAAGGCGCAGGATGAGACCGGCTTGAAACACCTGTCGCGCGACCTGGACAACTGGCAGGCCATGACGGCCCTGTACGTGTCCAACGCCGGGCGTGACCTGCGCGAGGCCGTGAAAGTCGAGGCGCTGGACGCCGGCGCCGACGCCGAGGCGCTGCTCAAGGACATGAACGCCGGCCGCCACGAACTCAGCGTTCCGCTGGCCAGCACCCAGGCCAGCGGGGAACTGGAGGTCATTCGCCGCCGCGCCGTGCAGGATCTGCACCGCATCGCCTTCCGCGCCGGCCGGCTGGAACGTGAGCGCAAGGCCGCCGAGAAGGCGCTGGCGAAGCCCGACCTGCACGCGCTGGGCCGTGAACGCGCCGCCCACGAGGAACGCACCCAGGGCTGGCAGGAGTTGCAGCAGGAGTACACCGAGTGGCTGACTTTCGCCTCGCAGTACCCCGGCTGGCCGGATCTGGCCGCCGCGTTCGACCGCGCCCCCACCAGCATCGCCACGACGCTGGCGCTGGCCCTGCGCAATCACTCGCTGGAGACCGTCGCGCAGCGGGGGGTGTGGCAACAGCGGCTGGTCGACGCGCAGCAGGAGCTGTTGCATCAGGCCGAGACCCTCACGCCGACCAGTGTCGGGTCAGCGAATCAGACGGTGGTGCTGCCCGTCATGGACTTCGAGTTCGCGCCCCGCCCTGAAACGCCCGCCGCCCAACCTTTGCCCCTGGCCGAACCGGAGGAAATCCTGGTGGTGTCCGCCAAAGCTGGGCAGGTGCAGCGCCACGCACCCGCGCCGGCCCTGGGCAGCCTGGACGCCCTGGAAGACGGCCTGACCGGGCACGGTGACCTCGACCCCTGGGACGACGCCGACGATGACCTGCCTTTCGGCCCGCCTGCCCGGCAAACTGCACAGCAAGCGGCCCAGCAAACAACTCGGCAACCTGCACAATCTGCACAGAAAGGTAGCGAGCCCCTGAAGGCCGTGCCGCCACAGAAACCGCGCCTGTTGCCCACAGGGGGCGTGAGCGCGGCCCCCTGGGAAAGCGCCGAACCCGAGCGCCAGAGCAGGCCCGTTCAGGGCGGCATTCCCCTGCGCCTGCCGGACGACGCGCTGCTGGACGCCATACCCGCTGCGCCCGTGAACGCCACCGGATTAGAGGTGGCGGCCCGCCAACGCGCCGGCCTGATCGACGAGACGCTGCGGCAGTTCAACCTGCAGGCCCGCGTGGTGGACTTCGCGCGTGGCCCTACCGTCACCCGCTACGAGATCGAACCCGCACCCGGCGAGAAGATCAGCCGCATTTCCAGCCTCAGCAACGACCTGGCCCGCGCCCTGGCGGTGGGCGGCGTGCGTATCGAGGCCCCGGTGCCCGGCAAAAGCGTGATCGGTCTGGAAGTACCGAACGCCGAACGTGAACCCGTGACCTTCCACCAGGCCGCCGACTCCAGCACCTTCAAGAACAGCCGCGCCAAACTGCCCATCATCCTCGGCAAAAGCATCGACGGTGACCTGATGGTCGGTGACCTGGCGAAGATGCCGCACCTGCTGGTGGCGGGGAGCACTGGGTCAGGCAAATCCGTGTGCGTCAACACGCTCATCACGTCGCTGCTGTTCAAGTACCTGCCCACCGAGCTGCGCTTCCTGATGGTCGACCCCAAGATGGTGGAACTCACGCCCTACGACGGCATTCCGCATCTGGTGCGCGGCGTGGTGACCAACCCGGTCGATGCGGCCGGCGTGCTGCTGGGCGCGGTGGCGCACATGGAGCGCCGCTACAAGATGATGTCGCAGGTGGGCGCCAAGAACCTGGAGCAGTTCAACGCCAAGATGCGCCAGACCGGCGAACCCGAACTGCCGCACCTGGTCATCATCATCGACGAGCTGGCCGACCTGATGATCACCAGCCCCAAGGAAGTCGAGTCCGCCATCATGCGCCTGGCCCAGATGGCCCGCGCCACCGGCATGCACCTGATCCTGGCGACCCAGCGGCCCAGCGTGGACATCCTGACCAGCCTCATCAAGGTGAACATTCCGGCCCGCATCGCCTTCGCGGTCAGCAGCAGCCACGACTCGCGCACCATCCTGGATTCGGTGGGCGCCGAGCGCCTGACCGGCATGGGCGACATGCTGTTCTACCAGCCGGGACTGGTCAAGCCGCTGCGCCTTCAGGGGCCGTACATCAGCGAAACCGAGTCGGTGCGCATCACTGAGGAACTGCGCCGCCAGGTGTTCGACGACACTTTCGTGGAACTGTACGGCGCGGATTTCGAGGGCGGCATCGAGGCCAGCGGCCCCACCGCCGACAAGAGCAACATGGATTTCAGCGACCCATACCTGCGGCAGGCCGCGCAAATCTGTATCGAGGAAGGGCAGG from Deinococcus fonticola encodes the following:
- a CDS encoding MATE family efflux transporter, producing the protein MGEAAAVKTEPIQGRPPTPLREISSIAVPVSLEMVIQLVLTFINQIIVGTLGALAVAAVGLAGSLSFMFFVTLGALGSGTSILIARREGAGDQAGVSHALSVTVLLGVVLGVLLTAPIVLSSGPLLGLAGGSPDVREAATPYMQVFMLALVPGMLGWILSGALRSLGHARTPLVATVVSVVIEVIVAYGLVFGLGPLPQMGIVGAAWAVVVANTYKALHLAYQIYGPRHLARLKLPPHGIWDDYVKPLFTLSAPLAFTEFVWSAGGFMYASVFARVGTQALAASQIVGTLEGIFIVGSFGLMTAATVLIGKALGSGDAAAAQAWLRRLTRLGLLTALAFGLLFALTSLFVPALFPRVGSDVHRIALIGILINAATQVFKVRNMIVGGGVLPSAGDGKGVIIGDVVGSFVVGLPLAILLGLYTPLGVWGVFLARSLDEVAKVIVFEWRKRRVDWPRLAQEQRGQDVAAH
- a CDS encoding Mov34/MPN/PAD-1 family protein, yielding MLLHLPRAMRDNLWTHALREAPHECVGALGGTWQGQEGHVVTFYPFQNVSPTPETQYLAHPGHFLRALKAMQAEGLELAALYHSHPHGPGQPSLTDTRLAEYPVPYIIADLKSRLLHAYLLPTGERVRLIEAE
- a CDS encoding FtsK/SpoIIIE family DNA translocase — translated: MAKAAKARNIAPQASRFDGEALGLVLFALGILLAVTVFSPAVAEDQRPGTAQAIGFMAATRAAVVGWLGWGAYLLPIIPVAYGVLVFLGRSLRNLTRRVLGGVVVALSLLALHEVVQPGAAGQLAALVVGPVAGVLGYLAALLPLVTLTLGIELILHLAPFALLKTLFRHISILLGGGAARVQGVIESQRGGQESARVRQEVRLGLSAHLRELDTLRRLFPEDDSVKRQFEEVRQARKTVKAQDETGLKHLSRDLDNWQAMTALYVSNAGRDLREAVKVEALDAGADAEALLKDMNAGRHELSVPLASTQASGELEVIRRRAVQDLHRIAFRAGRLERERKAAEKALAKPDLHALGRERAAHEERTQGWQELQQEYTEWLTFASQYPGWPDLAAAFDRAPTSIATTLALALRNHSLETVAQRGVWQQRLVDAQQELLHQAETLTPTSVGSANQTVVLPVMDFEFAPRPETPAAQPLPLAEPEEILVVSAKAGQVQRHAPAPALGSLDALEDGLTGHGDLDPWDDADDDLPFGPPARQTAQQAAQQTTRQPAQSAQKGSEPLKAVPPQKPRLLPTGGVSAAPWESAEPERQSRPVQGGIPLRLPDDALLDAIPAAPVNATGLEVAARQRAGLIDETLRQFNLQARVVDFARGPTVTRYEIEPAPGEKISRISSLSNDLARALAVGGVRIEAPVPGKSVIGLEVPNAEREPVTFHQAADSSTFKNSRAKLPIILGKSIDGDLMVGDLAKMPHLLVAGSTGSGKSVCVNTLITSLLFKYLPTELRFLMVDPKMVELTPYDGIPHLVRGVVTNPVDAAGVLLGAVAHMERRYKMMSQVGAKNLEQFNAKMRQTGEPELPHLVIIIDELADLMITSPKEVESAIMRLAQMARATGMHLILATQRPSVDILTSLIKVNIPARIAFAVSSSHDSRTILDSVGAERLTGMGDMLFYQPGLVKPLRLQGPYISETESVRITEELRRQVFDDTFVELYGADFEGGIEASGPTADKSNMDFSDPYLRQAAQICIEEGQGSVSRLQRRLSVGHARAGKLMDMLEAMGIVSKHQGSKPREVLITEADLPEYFGK